The Notoacmeibacter ruber DNA segment GACATGACTGGATCGATATCGATCAGACGAACCGGTTGACCGGTGAGGATACCGACGCGGAATTCGACGAACTCACCACACGTTTTGGTCTCTCCTACAAATTGACCGACGAGTTCGCCGTCTATGGCAGCTACGCGGAATCGGTTGTTCCCGCTTCGCTGACCGTGGAGCCCGAGCGCGGCGAGCAATATGAGGTCGGCGTCAAATATCAGCCGGCGGCCTTCCCGGCGCTGCTCACGGCGTCCTTCTTCGATCTGACGAAATACAATATCACCCGCAACAACCCTGTCACTCTATTGCCGGAAACCACGGGCGAGGTACGGGTCCGCGGCCTCGAACTGGAAGCGAAGGCCGAACTGCCGCACAATTTCGATCTGACGGCGGCCTACAGCTATCTCGACACAGAGATCATCGAGAACGGCACGCTCGGCAATGAAGGCAACAATCTGTCTCTGATTCCCGATCACCTGGCATCGCTTTGGCTCAACTACGAATTGGAAGGACAGGGCCGTCGCGGCGACCTCAATGTTGGCGTCGGAGCGCGTTATCTCGGTTCGGCTTTCTTCGACGATGCCAATACGAGCGAGGCCCAGGCCGCCGTCATTCTCGACGCCGCCCTGTCTTACGAGGTGGTCGACGACACCACGCTTCAGGTCAATGTCCGCAACATCCTGGATGAAAAGCACGTGACCTATGGCGGGTTCGGCGCGAACTTCTACAATCCGGGCCGCGAGATCACGGCGACGCTGCGCCGCACGTGGTAAGCTGTTCGAGGCTACCCGATACCGGGCAGGTGAGATGAGACTAGTGCTCTCTCTTCTTCTGCGCCCGCCGCCACGCGGCGGGCGTTTCACCCACCGTCTGGCGAAAAGCATTGGTAAGGTGAGCCTGATCGGAAAAACCGAGCTGAGCGGCAATCACGGCGATCGTCAACTCGCTCGTCCGCAAGAAATCCTTGGCGCGGTCAATACGATTGGCCAACTGCCACTGCGAAGGTGTCTGGCCTGTCGTCTCCTTGAAGACAGTCGCAAACCAGCTTTCCGACAATCCGACCGTCTCCGCCATCTCGGCGACACTCAGCCGGTGGTCGCTCTGGGAATTAAGGCGACCGCAAAGCCTGTTCATCTGAGCTTGCGTCAATCGGCCTTTCGCCTCTTTGCGCTCTTTTTCCGGCAAGTCCAGAAGCCCGGTCACGATACAGCCAACCAGGTTCTCGGCGTGGAGGGGATGGTGTCCCGGCCTTCGCAATTCCTCGACCAGCAGGCGTGCGAGCGCCTCGATGGCACTGACATCCTGAACTTCAGCCGGGCGCTGCAAAATGGCCTGAGAGGCCGCCCGCCCGAACGATGGCGACAGAAATCTTATGAGCCGGTCCCGGTGAAGATGAATGTCGAGATGAGAAAAGCGATGCGCTGAAGAGAAGCTTGTCCAGAGCGGCATGCCGGGGGGCACATAGATTGCCCGGCTCATGGGCCGGTAATGAGAAGAACTTACACCGGCGCTGCTCGCCATACCGATATGCGAGGAGATGTCGTTGAAAAAAAAGAGGATCCGGGGATCTGGAGAGAGATAGTAGCCGCGCGCGCCGGTTTCGCCTTCCGCGTCCCAGAAGACGCCAACAATACCGTCGAGGCTGCGCCAATTGGCCGAACGTGTGGGCCGAATACCCTCTGTATGGGTCGTCATGGAATGCAGGAAGTTCATTCCGCTAACCGTGTGCACGATGAGACAAGGGCTGGTTCTGCCCTCCGCAGGACAGGATTAGCCTGACACTTTTTATCATGTTTAGCGGCCCGTGCAAGCGGAGGCGTCTGAACGCCATTAATGGCCGCCCGGCGCAACCCTTTCGCCTTCGTTCGCTGCAATCCCATACGAACAGCACACACGCGCAGAGGACGGCAAGCGGTGCCAATCCTGCCATGCGTCGCAGGGCCCACCGACGACGTCTTCACCCGCGACCGCATGACAGAGTGAAAGCCGGGCAACTTGCCGCCCGGCTCGCCCGCTTAGCCTTGATAGTCCTCGTCGGAGACTTTCTCCATCCAGGTGACGGGACTGCCGTCGATGCTCTCCTGGACGGCGATGTGGCTCATCGCTGTTTCGGGTGAGGCGCCGTGCCAGTGCTTCTCGCCGGCAGGAAACCACACCACGTCACCTTGGCTGATTTCCTCCACCGGGCCGCCCTCGCGCTGGACGCGGCCGCGCCCGAAAGTGACGATCAGCGTCTGGCCGGCCGGATGGGTGTGCCAGGCGGTGCGGGCGCCAGGCTCGAAGGTCACCAGCGCTCCGCTCGTGCGGCCCGGCTCCTCGGCCTGGAACAGAGGGTCGATGCGCACAATGCCTGTGAAATACTCTTCCGGGCCGGGACCGGAGGGGTTGGTGCCCGAACGGGTGATTTTCATTTTCGACTCCTTGAGTTGGGTGCGGCGTCAGTCGCGCAGCTTTTCGAAACGGTAGGTGAGTGCCGGTCCGCCGGGCTGGCCATAGGCCAGCTCCGCGGTGACCATGGCGAAGGGCTCGACGAAACGTGCGGTATGCAACCCGCCTGCCTCCAGCGGTTCGAAACCGATGTCGCCGATCAGATCGTGTGCGATCGTCTTGGCCCCTGCATCGTCGCCATAGACGAGCAGGTGCGGTCGCGGGGTCCGGTCCTTCCGCGCGAAGACCCCGGCGAAACTCTCCGATGGGCTGGTGTTGAAGCACGACACCCAGCGGGCATCGGGGCGCATCTTCGCCAATTCCTCGGCACCGGAGGTGGTCGTGCCGACGACGAGGTTGGTGTTGGTCTCGTCGAGGGGAACGCAGCAATTCAGCACGACCTGTCCGGCGAGGTCGCCGGCCTGTTCCAGCACGTCGTCAATCCGCGACCAGTGAACTGCCAGCAGCACCGCATCGGCATCCTGCACGGCCTCGGCGACGGAGCCGCTGGCCGCATTCGCTTCACGGGCTACACGCTCCAGCTTCGCCGTGCTGCGCGCATAGGCGAAGGTCACGTCATGACCGCAGCGCGACCAAAGCGTGCCGAGCTTGGCGCCCATGAGCCCAGATCCCAGTATGCCGATTTTCATCGCGGGTCTCCTTTCCCTCCAGCGGCACTATCCGCTGGACAGCTTACTCGGTGCGGGCCTCAAAGACCTCTTTCGCCACCGGCAGGGCGGAAAACACTTTCGGCCAGCCTGTATAGAACGCCAGATGCGACAACATCGCTCCGGCCTCCTCCTGCGTCAGACCGTTATCCATCGCTCGGTTGAGGTGGAAGGTCATCTGCTCGGGCTGGCCGGCCGCGATCAGCGCGGCGACGGTGATGAGGCTGCGGTCGCGCGGCTCCAAATCCGGACGCAGCCACAGATCGCGGAACAGCAATTCGCGCGTATTGTCGACGACACCCATGCTGACATCGCCGAAATTGCCGCGCACATTCTCTTCGCGTTTAGCCTCGGCCTCTTCGTCCAGCGGCAGCAGTTCGGGATCGACGGCGGGCAGGTCGTCCGCGGTCACGCCGCGTTCGTCGAAGACGGGTGCAACGGCTCTTGCAGCGGCGGTGGCGTTGCCCCAGCCACTGTAAAAGGCAAGATGAGTAATGGTTTCGGAAATTTCCGCCGGCGTCACCCCGGCCTCAAGCGCAAGCGCTACGTGGTCGGCCAGATTGTCCGTCTCGTGCCGGGTCATCAGCGCGGCGAAAGTGACAAGCGCCCTGTCACGGGCGGAAAGCTCTTCGCCCTTCCAGACGGAGCTGAAGAGATCGTCATTAGAATAGGATTCAAGCGCCGGGGCCACATGTCCTACGGCATCGGGCAAGGTGCGCGAAAGATCCTGTGCGGATGCGGTGGAAGCAGCGAACGCCATGGCGGCGGTTGCGAGAAGGGGTTTCATCGGGGAACTCCTTTGTTGCAGCGACCCGATCTATGTGGCGCATTACGGCCGGAATTTAATGGCTGGCCAGATCACCTCGCCCATGAGCCCGACTCATAAATGTCAGCTCCGCTCGCGCAGCGCGTCCAGCACCACCTGAAAGGCCGAGGACGGGCGCAGCCGGCTTGGGTAGTAGAGATGAAAGCCTGCGAAATAGGGCGAATAGCTTTCCAGGCAGATTTGCAGCGCGCCGGAAGCGATATGCTCGGCGGCCAGCTGCTCGGGGACAAGCGCCAGACCCTGCCCGTCTTTCGCTGCGCGCAATACCAGATTGATCGTGTTGAAGCAGGCCTGGCCCTGCACCTTGACGCGGATTTCGTTGCCGTTCTCGTCCTCGAACTCCCAGGCATAGAGTGCGCCGTGGTTGCTGAGCCGCAGATTGATGCAACGGTGGTCGCCGAGCTCCTGTGGGGTCTGCGGCGTGCCGTTGGCCTTGAAATAGTCCGGCGCGCCGACGCAGATCATCCGCTCCTCCGGCCCGATCCGCATCGAGACCATGCCCTCGCTCACCTGGTCGCCGTAGCGCACGCCGGCATCGCATTGCGCGCTGGCAAGGTCGGTATAACCATAGTCGACGACGAACTCGACATTGACCGAGGGATAGGCCTTCAGTGCAGGAGAGAGCTTCGGCCAGAGCAGGGATTCGATCGCGTATTCGGTGGCGACGATCCGCACGGTACCCGTGGGCCGGTCGCGCGCCTCGTTGAGCGCCTCCAGCCGCGCCTCGATCTTCTCGAAACACGGCGTGAGCGTAGCCAGCAGATCTTCCCCCTCCAGCGTCGGCGCGACGGAGCGGGTCGTGCGGGTCAGAAGCCGCAGGCCAAGCCGCTTTTCCAGCCCCTTGATTGTGTGGCTCAGCGCCGATTGCGAGACGTTGAGCCTGGCTGCGGCGCGAGTGAAACTGCGCTCCTCTGCCACCGTGGCCAGCGCGATCAGATCGATGATGTTTTCACGAAGCATGCGGGACGCCCTGATCTGCCGGTCGAGGATCATGGTAGGTTTCCCTCACGATATATGCGTACGGCTCATCAGTCCATGAACTGTGCAATCATGGCACCATCAGGATCAGGCGATCTTCCGAGGTCAGCCAGGTCGCGGATGCGTTCGCCCAAAGAGAAGGCGTCGAAGGCCGTGCCGCTGCTGGAAAGGGCCACGGCATCTTCATGCCCTCGCCGGTCTCGTCGCTTCGCCTAGTTGTCGCCGCCCGTCGGGATACGCGCGGCCCCTTCCTGCGGGGCTTTCGAGACGGCGGGCGCTCCCGCCGCTCGGTTCAGCCCATAGTGACGTAGAGCATCGCGTCCGGGCCGCGATCCCGTTCACTGCGCATAATCTTCGTCCGAAACCGGGTCGCCCCAGCTCACCGCTGAGCCGTCGATTGCCTCCTGGACGGCGAGATGCGTCACCGCGTGCTGATCGGTCGCGCCGTGCCAGTGATCGACATCAGCCGGAAACCAGATGACGTCACCGACATTCATGACCTGCTTCTCTTCGTCGCGGACCTGGTACCAGCCCGTCCCGGAGGTCACGACGAGCCATTGCCCAACCGGGTGCTTATGCCAGTGCGAACGCGCCCCCGGCATGAAGGTGACGGAGCCGGCGTTGATATTGCCCATCCGGGCATCGAAGACGGGCTGGACGTAGACCGTGCCGGTAAACGTGTCGGCGCCGCCAACCCTGCCGGCGCGTTGCTCGGCGCTGGTGACTTCCGCGGTTTGTGCGAATGCGGCAGGCGCAGAAAGCGCCATAACGAGTGTTGTTGCGAGAATGCGTTTCATATCGGGTCGTCTCCTTTTTTGATCGAGATGCGGCCTTCGCCGCCAGCGGCAGGGAACGGTGCCTCGCTCAGACTCAATTAGTGCGTGCCTTCCGTGCGATCATGATCGCTGGATGGGATACGTTCATGAGACAGCCTCATGAGTTGGAGCAGGTGGCGCTACCCAGAGTAGGACAACAAATTCGGCATTCATGAAGCCTTCTCGTGACTGCTCGCACGATTGAGAGCTTCGTTTGCTACAAACGTAACACCAGTTTGGGAGCGTGGAACATCCAGCCCGCAAGGAAAAGGTCATAGTCGGGATCGGCTTCTTCGGAGCTTCAGGACCGCGTTGATCGCCAACGAATCGGGGTTGTCGGTATATGCGGCTTCGCGGGCATAGTCCTGAGCGCCGTCTCCGCCGACCATGCCGATCTCTACGACGACGTCGGCATCATCTCGTTCGATAAGCTGCAATCGTCTTCCGCACAGAGCCTTGCGGGACACCTCGCCAAGCCCAATCTCAAAGGCAGGCGGGCCCGGCCTACCGAATGCCCATGACACGAAGCCGGCGCAGTCACCGACTCATTAATGAGCGTTGCTCATGAGTGATAGAGACACTCAACCGATTATCCTGCGCGCAATAGCGATTAGATTGGAAGCCAATCGAGCGGCACGCGAATGGAGATTTCACAATGACCGGGCGGAGCATGACGTTGACGATCGCTGCGGGGGCATTGGTTCTTTTGGCCGGTGCGGCGCCCTCGAATTCCCAGACAGGAGAAACCGCCATGACCAAAATCCATGTCATTGTCGGCAATGAAACTCTGGAGGCGATGCTTGACGACACGCAGGTCGCGCGCGACTTCGCCTCGCTGCTGCCGCTCGACCTGACGCTGAGCGACTTTCACGCCACCGAAAAAGTCGCCGACCTGCCACGCAAGCTCGATATTGAAGGTGCGCCGGCAAGCTACACGCCCAAAGCAGGGGATATCACGCACTACGCGCCGTGGGGCAATCTCGCGATTTTCTACAAGCCTTTCCAGGATTCCCGCGGCCTCGTGCGGCTTGGCGAATTCAACGAACCGATGGATGCGTTGATCCAGGACAGCGCCTTTGCGGTCCGTATCGAACTGGCCGACTAATCCACCATTACAAACTCTGCGGACGATGCAGGGCAGCCCGTTACTCGCGGGATCGCCTGATCCGCACCAAACCTCAAGGAGACCATCATGACCAATAATATCACCGGCAAGACCGTCATCATCACCGGCGCTTCCTCAGGCATCGGCGAGGCGACGGCGAAACTGCTCGCATCAAAGGGAGCCAATGTGGTGCTCGGCGCGCGCCGTGGCGACAAGCTCAAACAGATCGCGGACGCGATAAAAAACAACGGCGGTCAAGCCGTCTGGCAGGAACTGGATGTGACCGACCCGTCGCAGAACGACGCGATCGTCGCGCTTGCCAAGGAAACCTATGGCGGCGTTGATGCGATCTTCCTCAATGCCGGGCTGATGCCGAGTTCGCCCGTTTCCGCGCTCAAGACGGATGAGTGGAACCAGATGGTCGACGTCAACGTCAAGGGCGTGCTGAACGGCGTAGCTGCGGTAATGCCGATCTTCACCGAGCAGAAATCGGGCCACATCCTCGCGGTTTCGTCCGTCGCAGGCCTCAAAAACTATGCCGGTGCGGCGGTTTATGGCGGCACCAAATGGTTCGTACGAAACTTCATGGAAGTGCTGCGTATGGAATCGGCCACTGAAGGCACCAATATCCGCACCGCGACGCTCTATCCTGCGGCGATCAACACCGAGTTACTCGACACGATCACCGACAAGCAGACCGCCGAGGGGATGCAGGGTCTTTACGATACCTACGGCATCTCGCCCGACCGGATCGCTGATGTCGTCGCGTTTGCACTCGACATGCCGGAGGACACGACGGTGAACGAATTCACCGTGGGGCCGGCGAAACAGCCCTGGTAACGGTCGGCAGGCATCGGGGTCCATGACCTAACACGACAAGGTTGGACACACAGTAATGGCCTCAATTCCCGCCCGGACCTGCCGGGCGGGACCATTGACGTCACGCGCATAAACGCTTCCATTCGACAAGCTTTCAGTCCAATCGCTTGTTAGGATCCGGGCAATGGCAGGAGCGCACTCCCATCGCCGGCCAGAAAGATGGTTTCGGGGACGCGTCTTCCGCCGGAGCCGTGGTATTCCAGGGAGGTCCGCCGCGTCCTAGATGTCGAACTTGACGCCCTGGGCCAAAGGCAGCTCCGCCGAATAATTCACCGTATTGGTCTGCCGGCGCATATAGCCTTTCCAGGCGTCCGAACCGCTCTCGCGGCCACCACCGGTTTCCTTCTCGCCGCCGAATGCCCCGCCGATCTCCGCGCCCGACGGGCCGATATTGACATTGGCGATGCCGCAATCCGATCCGACAGCCGAGAGGAAGCTTTCCGCCTCGCGCATGTTCAGCGTAAAGATGCACGACGACAGGCCCTGCGGAACGTCGTTCTGCATGGCGATCGCTTGTTCCAGAGTATCGTAGCCCATCACATAGATGATCGGGGCGAAGGTCTCTGTGCGGACAATATCGCTCTGGGCCGGCATCTCGGCGATCGCAGGTGCAACATAGGCGCCGCCATCGGGCACGTTGTCGGTGACAGCTTCGCCGCCATGCACGTGGGCTCCTTCCTCCTTGGCCGTCTTGAGCGCGGCCCGCATCTGCTCCCGCGCCTTCCCGTCGATCAGCGGGCCGACCAGGGTGCCCTCCTTACGGGGGTCGCCGACCGGCAGGGTCTGATAAGCCTTGGCGAGTTTGGCCACCAGATCCTCCCGGATCGACTCATGGGCAATCACCCGGCGAAGGCTGGTGCAGCGCTGGCCCGCCGTCCCCACGGCCGAGAAGACGATCGCGCGGACAGCCATGTCGATATCGGCGGACGGCGCGACGATCATCGCATTGTTGCCGCCAAGTTCCAGAATCGGCCGGCCCCAGCGCTCCATCACCTTCGGCCCGACGACGGAACCCATCCGCGTCGAACCCGTCGCGGAGAGGATGGGGACATCTTTCGAAGCGACCAGCGCTTCGCCGATTTCCGCACCGCCGATCACCAGTTGCAGGAGACCGTCCGGCGCATCGTCGCCAAAGCGTTCGAGGGCGCGCTCCATGATCTTCATCGTCGCCATGGCTGTCAGCGGCGTTTTTTCGGACGGCTTCCAGATCACCGGGTCGCCGCAGATCAGCGCCAGCGCCGTGTTCCAGGACCAGACGGCGACCGGGAAATTGAAGGCGGTGATGACCCCGCACGGGCCGAGCGGATGCCATGT contains these protein-coding regions:
- a CDS encoding helix-turn-helix domain-containing protein — protein: MNFLHSMTTHTEGIRPTRSANWRSLDGIVGVFWDAEGETGARGYYLSPDPRILFFFNDISSHIGMASSAGVSSSHYRPMSRAIYVPPGMPLWTSFSSAHRFSHLDIHLHRDRLIRFLSPSFGRAASQAILQRPAEVQDVSAIEALARLLVEELRRPGHHPLHAENLVGCIVTGLLDLPEKERKEAKGRLTQAQMNRLCGRLNSQSDHRLSVAEMAETVGLSESWFATVFKETTGQTPSQWQLANRIDRAKDFLRTSELTIAVIAAQLGFSDQAHLTNAFRQTVGETPAAWRRAQKKREH
- a CDS encoding (R)-mandelonitrile lyase; its protein translation is MKITRSGTNPSGPGPEEYFTGIVRIDPLFQAEEPGRTSGALVTFEPGARTAWHTHPAGQTLIVTFGRGRVQREGGPVEEISQGDVVWFPAGEKHWHGASPETAMSHIAVQESIDGSPVTWMEKVSDEDYQG
- a CDS encoding NADPH-dependent F420 reductase; protein product: MKIGILGSGLMGAKLGTLWSRCGHDVTFAYARSTAKLERVAREANAASGSVAEAVQDADAVLLAVHWSRIDDVLEQAGDLAGQVVLNCCVPLDETNTNLVVGTTTSGAEELAKMRPDARWVSCFNTSPSESFAGVFARKDRTPRPHLLVYGDDAGAKTIAHDLIGDIGFEPLEAGGLHTARFVEPFAMVTAELAYGQPGGPALTYRFEKLRD
- a CDS encoding carboxymuconolactone decarboxylase family protein, translated to MKPLLATAAMAFAASTASAQDLSRTLPDAVGHVAPALESYSNDDLFSSVWKGEELSARDRALVTFAALMTRHETDNLADHVALALEAGVTPAEISETITHLAFYSGWGNATAAARAVAPVFDERGVTADDLPAVDPELLPLDEEAEAKREENVRGNFGDVSMGVVDNTRELLFRDLWLRPDLEPRDRSLITVAALIAAGQPEQMTFHLNRAMDNGLTQEEAGAMLSHLAFYTGWPKVFSALPVAKEVFEARTE
- a CDS encoding LysR family transcriptional regulator, which codes for MLRENIIDLIALATVAEERSFTRAAARLNVSQSALSHTIKGLEKRLGLRLLTRTTRSVAPTLEGEDLLATLTPCFEKIEARLEALNEARDRPTGTVRIVATEYAIESLLWPKLSPALKAYPSVNVEFVVDYGYTDLASAQCDAGVRYGDQVSEGMVSMRIGPEERMICVGAPDYFKANGTPQTPQELGDHRCINLRLSNHGALYAWEFEDENGNEIRVKVQGQACFNTINLVLRAAKDGQGLALVPEQLAAEHIASGALQICLESYSPYFAGFHLYYPSRLRPSSAFQVVLDALRERS
- a CDS encoding (R)-mandelonitrile lyase, which encodes MKRILATTLVMALSAPAAFAQTAEVTSAEQRAGRVGGADTFTGTVYVQPVFDARMGNINAGSVTFMPGARSHWHKHPVGQWLVVTSGTGWYQVRDEEKQVMNVGDVIWFPADVDHWHGATDQHAVTHLAVQEAIDGSAVSWGDPVSDEDYAQ
- a CDS encoding cyclophilin-like fold protein, with the translated sequence MTKIHVIVGNETLEAMLDDTQVARDFASLLPLDLTLSDFHATEKVADLPRKLDIEGAPASYTPKAGDITHYAPWGNLAIFYKPFQDSRGLVRLGEFNEPMDALIQDSAFAVRIELAD
- a CDS encoding SDR family oxidoreductase — encoded protein: MTNNITGKTVIITGASSGIGEATAKLLASKGANVVLGARRGDKLKQIADAIKNNGGQAVWQELDVTDPSQNDAIVALAKETYGGVDAIFLNAGLMPSSPVSALKTDEWNQMVDVNVKGVLNGVAAVMPIFTEQKSGHILAVSSVAGLKNYAGAAVYGGTKWFVRNFMEVLRMESATEGTNIRTATLYPAAINTELLDTITDKQTAEGMQGLYDTYGISPDRIADVVAFALDMPEDTTVNEFTVGPAKQPW
- the amaB gene encoding L-piperidine-6-carboxylate dehydrogenase — its product is MSHRNVLTAAGLTEAELTGGTLSVHSPIDGTEVAKVRETRPEEMPAIIAKAQDAFRAWREVPAPRRGELVRLLGEELRNAKEELGAVVTLEAGKIVSEGLGEVQEMIDICDFAVGQSRQLYGLTIASERPGHRMMETWHPLGPCGVITAFNFPVAVWSWNTALALICGDPVIWKPSEKTPLTAMATMKIMERALERFGDDAPDGLLQLVIGGAEIGEALVASKDVPILSATGSTRMGSVVGPKVMERWGRPILELGGNNAMIVAPSADIDMAVRAIVFSAVGTAGQRCTSLRRVIAHESIREDLVAKLAKAYQTLPVGDPRKEGTLVGPLIDGKAREQMRAALKTAKEEGAHVHGGEAVTDNVPDGGAYVAPAIAEMPAQSDIVRTETFAPIIYVMGYDTLEQAIAMQNDVPQGLSSCIFTLNMREAESFLSAVGSDCGIANVNIGPSGAEIGGAFGGEKETGGGRESGSDAWKGYMRRQTNTVNYSAELPLAQGVKFDI